A window of Lycium ferocissimum isolate CSIRO_LF1 unplaced genomic scaffold, AGI_CSIRO_Lferr_CH_V1 ctg789, whole genome shotgun sequence contains these coding sequences:
- the LOC132045783 gene encoding amine oxidase [copper-containing] gamma 2-like, with protein sequence MEGRNFLRYLFFLMSIILLLIFTFLNLPSPLSHTAELLDCTTYSPWCTSNKKLFFQGKKHYTNFPNHPLDPLTIDEIKKVKKIVNSIDQFNKKVYVIHSMVLEEPAKEVVVTWRKGHQLPPRKASVVARALGVVHVLTVDIETGRVTRRETGDYSGYPIMTIEDMVTATSAPLMNADFNRTIVQRGVDLADLACLPIASGWYGKVEEKRRVIKVQCYTMEDTINFYMRPIEGLTVLLDLDTQQVIEILDEGKNIPIAKAANTDYRFSSNQKHTQKINLLKPISIEQPNGPSFTIENNHIVKWANWEFHLKPDPRAGVVISRVMIQDPDSGKMRNVMYKGFTSELFVPYMDPSDAWYFKTYMDAGEYGFGLQAMPLEPLNDCPRNAYYMDGVFVAADGTPYVRENMICVFERYAGDIGWRHAESPITGLPIREVRPKVTLVVRMAASVANYDYIVDWEFQTDGLIRAKVGLSGILMVKGSPYVNMNQVNQNEYLYGTLLSENIIGVIHDHYITFHLDMDIDGPSNNSFVKVNLQKAMTSPGESPRRSYLKAVRNVAKTEKDAQIKLKLYDPSEFHVINPNKKSRVGNPVGYKVVPGGTAASLLDHDDPPQKRGAFTNNQIWVTPYNESEQWAAGLFVYQSQGDDTLAVWSDRDRPIENKDIVVWYTLGFHHIPCQEDFPIMPTVSSSFEIKPVNFFESNPILRIPPNSPKDLPICKAAASA encoded by the exons ATGGAAGGAAGAAACTTCCTTAGATATCTTTTCTTTCTCATGAGcataattttgctcttaattttcacttttttaaacTTACCATCACCTCTTTCTCACACAGCTGAGTTATTAGACTGCACCACTTATTCTCCATGGTGCACTTCAAATAAAAAGCTTTTTTTCCAAGGCAAAAAACACTACACCAATTTCCCAAATCACCCTTTAGATCCATTAACAATCGACGAaattaaaaaagtgaaaaaaatcgTTAATTCGATAGACCAATTTAATAAAAAAGTTTATGTTATTCACTCTATGGTACTTGAAGAGCCGGCAAAAGAGGTGGTGGTGACGTGGCGGAAAGGTCACCAGCTTCCGCCACGTAAGGCTTCGGTGGTTGCACGTGCACTCGGTGTTGTGCACGTGCTTACGGTTGATATTGAGACGGGTCGGGTGACCCGACGTGAAACGGGTGATTATTCGGGTTACCCGATTATGACTATTGAGGATATGGTTACGGCAACTTCTGCCCCGCTTATGAACGCTGATTTTAACCGTACGATTGTACAGCGTGGCGTTGATTTGGCTGATCTTGCATGTTTGCCCATCGCTTCTGGTTGGTATG GGAAAGTTGAGGAGAAAAGAAGAGTCATCAAAGTACAGTGCTATACAATGGAGGACACTATTAATTTCTACATGAGACCCATTGAAGGACTAACAGTACTTCTTGATTTAGACACCCAACAAGTTATAGAAATTTTAGATGAAGGAAAAAACATACCAATAGCAAAGGCCGCCAACACAGACTATCGCTTCTCAAGTAATcaaaaacacacacaaaaaataaaCTTACTCAAACCAATATCTATAGAACAACCAAATGGTCCAAGTTTCACTATAGAAAACAACCATATAGTAAAATGGGCAAATTGGGAATTTCACCTCAAACCCGACCCGAGAGCTGGGGTGGTTATTTCCCGGGTCATGATCCAAGATCCGGATTCGGGGAAAATGAGAAATGTTATGTATAAAGGTTTTACGTCAGAGTTATTTGTGCCTTATATGGATCCATCTGATGCATGGTATTTTAAGACGTATATGGATGCGGGTGAATACGGGTTTGGGCTTCAAGCTATGCCACTTGAACCGTTAAATGATTGTCCACGTAATGCATATTATATGGATGGTGTATTTGTGGCAGCTGATGGAACCCCATATGTTCGAGAAAATATGATTTGTGTATTTGAGAGATATGCTGGTGATATTGGATGGCGACATGCTGAATCTCCCATAACTGGTTTGCCG ATTAGGGAAGTGAGACCGAAGGTGACGTTAGTGGTGAGAATGGCAGCGTCAGTGGCCAACTATGATTacattgttgattgggagttcCAGACTGATGGACTTATCCGAGCTAAG GTTGGACTAAGTGGAATATTGATGGTGAAAGGCTCTCCATATGTGAACATGAACCAAGTGAACCAAAACGAGTATCTCTACGGCACCCTCTTATCTGAAAACATAATTGGAGTCATCCATGATCATTACATAACATTCCATCTGGACATGGACATCGATGGTCCGTCGAACAATTCTTTCGTGAAGGTGAATCTCCAGAAGGCGATGACTTCTCCTGGAGAATCACCGCGAAGAAGCTACTTAAAAGCTGTTCGAAATGTGGCTAAAACTGAAAAGGATGCACAGATTAAGCTCAAGCTATATGATCCTTCAGAATTCCATGTGATTAATCCTAATAAGAAGTCAAGAGTTGGGAACCCTGTTGGTTACAAAGTGGTTCCTGGTGGAACTGCAGCAAGTTTACTTGACCATGATGATCCTCCACAGAAGAGAGGTGCATTTACTAATAACCAAATTTGGGTCACACCTTATAATGAGTCTGAGCAATGGGCTGCTGGCTTGTTCGTTTACCAAAGTCAAGGTGATGATACTCTTGCTGTTTGGTCTGACAG AGACAGGCCAATTGAGAACAAAGACATAGTGGTGTGGTATACATTAGGGTTCCATCATATTCCATGCCAAGAGGATTTCCCAATCATGCCAACAGTATCATCAAGCTTTGAGATAAAGCCAGTGAATTTCTTTGAGAGCAATCCTATTTTGAGGATTCCACCTAATTCTCCAAAGGACCTGCCAATTTGCAAAGCTGCTGCTTCTGCTTGA
- the LOC132045773 gene encoding labd-13Z-ene-9,15,16-triol synthase, chloroplastic-like, producing MASTPLKELCLAGLTLSIVFLTILWYKLTSNIPHEEESRLPPGPRGLPIVGFLPFLRPNLHHQLTELSQQYGPIYKLWLGGKLCVVLNSPSLAKEVVRNQDSIFANRDPPIAGLVGTYGGADISFSPNGSYWRDMRKLFVREMLSNRNLQACYSLRRHEVRKTIRNVRTEIGNPMDIGELAFVTEMNVIMSMIFSSNFVEEKEKHGKDGAEFRELVIKFLQVMGKSNISDFFPILAWFDLQGIQKEVEALLKSFESILEPAINQRMKMLSNKREDEIQGDGKKDFMQILLELMEQKDIGISLDLVKIKAILVDIVIGGTDTTITTVEWVMAELLNNPKIMSKVQHELKDVVGMNNIVEESHLSKLHYLDAVLKETLRLHPALPLLLPKRPSQSAVVGGYTIPEGTKVFLNVYAIHRDPQVWESPLEFQPERFLSRSTNLDYAGNNMKYLPFGSGRRICAGLPLAEKMLMFILASLLHSFDWKLPEGENVDLSEGFGLVIKKSKRLFAIPTPRLPQLELYQ from the exons ATGGCTTCAACACCTTTAAAGGAGCTTTGTCTTGCAGGTCTCACCCTTTCAATTGTGTTCCTTACAATTCTGTGGTACAAATTGACCTCAAATATACCCCATGAGGAAGAATCCAGGTTGCCACCTGGGCCTCGTGGCCTTCCAATTGTGGGATTCTTACCATTCCTCCGCCCGAATTTGCACCACCAACTCACAGAGTTGTCTCAACAGTATGGTCCAATTTATAAGCTGTGGCTTGGAGGTAAACtatgtgttgtgttgaattCACCATCCTTAGCCAAAGAAGTGGTTCGTAATCAAGACTCCATTTTCGCCAACCGTGACCCTCCAATTGCAGGATTGGTGGGCACATATGGTGGAGCAGatatttcattttctcctaATGGCTCTTACTGGCGTGATATGCGCAAACTGTTCGTAAGGGAGATGCTAAGCAACAGGAATCTTCAGGCGTGTTATAGCCTTCGGAGACACGAGGTCAGAAAGACAATCAGAAACGTGCGTACCGAGATTGGCAACCCCATGGACATTGGTGAATTGGCTTTTGTAACTGAAATGAATGTAATCATGAGTATGATTTTTAGCAGCAATTTTgtggaggagaaggagaagcATGGAAAAGATGGAGCTGAGTTCAGGGAATTGGTGATAAAATTTCTTCAAGTGATGGGAAAGTCAAACATATCAGACTTCTTCCCTATACTTGCCTGGTTTGATTTACAAGGAATACAGAAAGAGGTGGAGGCTCTCTTGAAGTCATTCGAAAGTATATTGGAGCCAGCCATAAATCAACGCATGAAGATGCTTTCAAACAAAAGAGAGGATGAAATCCAGGGGGATGGGAAAAAGGATTTTATGCAGATCCTGCTAGAGCTAATGGAGCAGAAAGACATTGGGATATCATTGGACTTGGTGAAAATAAAGGCCATCTTGGTG GATATTGTGATTGGTGGGACTGACACTACAATCACGACAGTAGAGTGGGTAATGGCGGAGCTTCTGAATAATCCGAAGATAATGTCAAAGGTGCAACACGAATTGAAAGATGTTGTAGGGATGAATAACATTGTTGAAGAGTCCCACTTATCGAAACTGCACTATCTTGATGCAGTTCTAAAGGAGACATTGCGTTTACACCCTGCATTACCACTGCTTCTCCCAAAGCGCCCGAGCCAATCTGCAGTAGTAGGTGGATACACAATACCTGAGGGAactaaagtattcttgaatgttTATGCAATTCATAGGGATCCTCAAGTGTGGGAGAGTCCATTGGAATTTCAGCCTGAAAGGTTCTTGAGTCGCTCGACAAATTTAGACTATGCTGGAAATAATATGAAGTACCTTCCATTTGGATCAGGGAGGAGAATTTGTGCTGGCCTTCCTTTAGCAGAAAAAATGCTTATGTTTATATTGGCTTCATTGCTGCATTCCTTTGATTGGAAACTCCCTGAGGGAGAAAACGTTGACCTTTCAGAGGGATTTGGACTCGTAATCAAGAAAAGCAAGAGGCTTTTCGCCATCCCTACTCCCAGGTTACCGCAGTTAGAGCTGTATCAGTAA